In Ensifer canadensis, a genomic segment contains:
- a CDS encoding fatty acid desaturase family protein — translation MSGRNRRIDPRELKRLSILEPQKSLAAIAVDWAIIATAIAVSEYTGNILVYLMTVIVIAGRMHAFGCLVHEAAHYRIIKNRKLSDWMSDLLLAWPMLATVDGYRQNHLAHHQHANTDDDPDWTAKLGMAQFTFPQKIARGVMQLLGYLVAVNSIRDMVHMAKRMSKNDRSTRSYKMLRLCFYIAAAAIFSLLGIWREFALYWLVPFFTFFCLFLYVRSVAEHFGNMDYSDELTSSRTVYPHAWERLFFAPHHINYHLEHHLYPGVPFYNLPELHAILMRDKAYADKAHITRGYTTGLPAECFAASAPLLPSHHPVRY, via the coding sequence ATGAGTGGACGGAACCGCAGGATCGATCCGAGAGAGTTGAAGCGCCTTTCGATACTCGAGCCACAGAAATCCCTTGCGGCGATCGCGGTCGACTGGGCGATCATCGCCACCGCCATCGCCGTCAGCGAATATACCGGCAATATCCTCGTCTACCTCATGACCGTGATCGTGATTGCCGGTCGCATGCATGCGTTCGGTTGTCTCGTTCATGAGGCGGCGCACTACCGCATCATCAAGAACCGCAAGCTCAGCGACTGGATGAGCGACCTGTTGCTCGCCTGGCCGATGCTGGCGACCGTCGATGGCTACCGGCAGAACCACCTGGCACACCACCAGCATGCCAACACCGACGACGACCCGGACTGGACGGCAAAGCTCGGCATGGCGCAGTTCACCTTTCCGCAGAAGATCGCGCGTGGCGTGATGCAACTGCTCGGCTATCTCGTCGCCGTCAACTCGATCCGCGACATGGTGCACATGGCCAAGCGCATGTCGAAGAACGACCGGTCGACGCGGAGCTACAAGATGCTGCGCCTTTGCTTCTATATCGCTGCCGCCGCCATTTTCAGCCTTCTCGGCATCTGGCGCGAATTCGCGCTCTACTGGCTCGTGCCGTTCTTCACCTTCTTCTGCCTGTTCCTTTACGTGCGCAGCGTTGCGGAGCATTTCGGCAACATGGACTATAGCGACGAGCTGACGAGTTCACGCACGGTCTATCCGCATGCCTGGGAAAGACTGTTCTTTGCTCCGCACCACATCAACTATCATCTGGAGCACCACCTCTATCCCGGCGTGCCGTTCTATAACCTGCCCGAACTGCACGCGATCCTGATGCGCGACAAAGCCTATGCGGACAAGGCGCACATTACCCGCGGCTATACGACCGGACTACCGGCCGAATGCTTCGCCGCCAGTGCGCCGCTGCTGCCGAGCCATCACCCCGTCCGCTACTGA
- a CDS encoding polyamine ABC transporter substrate-binding protein, whose translation MSKFIVTTMATVILAGSTMLASAQERVVNVYNWSDYIDSSILEDFTKETGIKVVYDVFDSNEILETKLLAGGSGYDVVVPTATFLQRQIAAGVFQKLDKSKLPNLTNMWDVIMERTAKYDPGNEYAIDYMWGTTGIGYNVDKMKEILGTDEKPNWDVIFKPELAAKFKDCGIHVLDSPTDVMPSALAYLGLNPDSHEAADLEKAAELLASVRPNIRKFHSSEYINALANGDICLAVGFSGDVFQARDRAAEAKAGVTVDYAIPSQGAQMWFDMLAIPADAPHVAEAHEFLNYMMKPEVVAKASNYVFYANGNKASQQFLDKAVLEDTAIYPTDDVMQKLFTVTPFEAKEQRVLTRLWTKVVTGQ comes from the coding sequence ATGTCCAAATTCATCGTTACAACCATGGCGACGGTCATACTGGCCGGTTCGACCATGCTCGCTTCGGCGCAGGAGCGGGTGGTCAACGTCTATAACTGGTCGGATTATATCGACAGCAGCATTCTGGAAGACTTCACCAAGGAAACGGGCATCAAGGTCGTCTACGACGTCTTCGATTCCAACGAGATCCTCGAAACCAAATTGCTCGCAGGCGGCTCGGGCTACGACGTCGTCGTCCCGACGGCGACCTTCCTGCAGCGCCAGATCGCGGCCGGCGTGTTCCAGAAGCTCGACAAGTCCAAGCTCCCGAACCTCACCAATATGTGGGACGTGATCATGGAGCGTACGGCCAAGTACGATCCGGGCAACGAATACGCCATCGACTACATGTGGGGCACCACCGGCATCGGCTACAACGTCGACAAGATGAAGGAAATTCTCGGCACCGACGAGAAGCCCAACTGGGACGTCATCTTCAAGCCGGAACTAGCCGCCAAGTTCAAGGATTGCGGCATCCATGTTCTCGATTCCCCGACGGATGTGATGCCGTCGGCGCTCGCCTATCTCGGCCTCAATCCTGATAGCCACGAAGCGGCCGATCTTGAAAAGGCTGCCGAACTGCTTGCCAGCGTTCGTCCGAATATCCGCAAGTTTCACTCGTCGGAATACATCAACGCGCTTGCCAATGGCGATATCTGCCTCGCGGTCGGCTTTTCCGGCGATGTCTTTCAGGCCCGTGACCGCGCCGCCGAAGCCAAGGCTGGCGTAACCGTCGATTATGCGATCCCGTCGCAGGGCGCGCAGATGTGGTTCGACATGCTCGCCATTCCGGCGGACGCTCCGCATGTCGCCGAAGCGCATGAATTCCTCAACTACATGATGAAGCCGGAGGTCGTCGCCAAGGCGTCGAACTATGTCTTCTACGCCAACGGCAACAAGGCCTCGCAGCAGTTCCTGGACAAGGCGGTTCTCGAAGACACCGCCATCTACCCCACCGATGATGTGATGCAGAAACTGTTCACGGTCACGCCGTTCGAGGCGAAGGAGCAGCGGGTATTGACCCGGCTCTGGACAAAGGTCGTCACCGGCCAGTAA
- a CDS encoding ABC transporter ATP-binding protein — MKSLGSIRRSFAPWADPASKPFISVKNVTKKFGDFTAVDDLSLNIYTREFFALLGASGCGKSTLLRMLAGFEQPTSGEIILDGQNLAGIPPYRRPVNMMFQSYALFPHMTVETNIAFGLKQDGMPKADIAERVGQMLKLVKLEKFAKRKPHQLSGGQRQRVALARSLAKRPKVLLLDEPLGALDKKLREETQFELMDLQQELGLTFVVVTHDQEEAMTMADRIAVMSHGKVAQVATPAEIYEAPNSRFVADFIGDVNIFDGTATTAENGYLSIETGNGFPIRMASPERPAAGAKAAVAIRPEKIRVTRQPPAHAPVNAVEGEIWDVGYLGDMTVFHIRLKDGRVVKASSLNAVRAVEDPFGYDQQVWISFGEDAGVVLKD, encoded by the coding sequence ATGAAGTCACTCGGCAGTATCAGGCGCTCTTTCGCCCCCTGGGCGGATCCCGCTTCCAAGCCATTCATTTCCGTCAAGAACGTCACCAAGAAGTTCGGCGATTTCACCGCCGTCGACGATCTTTCGCTCAACATCTACACGCGCGAGTTCTTTGCACTCTTGGGTGCGTCGGGCTGCGGAAAGTCGACGCTCCTGCGCATGCTGGCCGGTTTCGAGCAGCCGACCTCGGGGGAGATCATTCTCGACGGCCAGAACCTTGCCGGCATTCCGCCCTACCGGCGGCCCGTCAACATGATGTTCCAGTCCTACGCGCTGTTTCCGCATATGACCGTTGAGACCAACATCGCCTTCGGCCTGAAGCAGGACGGCATGCCCAAGGCCGACATCGCCGAGCGCGTCGGCCAGATGCTCAAGCTGGTGAAGCTCGAGAAGTTTGCCAAGCGCAAGCCGCACCAGCTTTCCGGCGGCCAGCGCCAACGTGTCGCGCTGGCACGCTCACTCGCCAAGCGCCCGAAGGTGCTGCTGCTCGACGAGCCGCTCGGCGCACTCGACAAGAAGCTGCGCGAGGAAACCCAGTTCGAACTGATGGACCTGCAGCAGGAACTCGGCCTTACCTTCGTCGTGGTCACGCACGACCAGGAGGAAGCGATGACGATGGCGGACCGCATCGCCGTCATGAGCCACGGCAAGGTCGCGCAGGTGGCAACGCCAGCGGAAATCTACGAGGCGCCCAATTCGCGCTTCGTCGCCGACTTCATCGGCGATGTGAACATCTTCGACGGAACAGCCACAACCGCGGAAAACGGCTACCTCAGCATTGAAACCGGCAACGGCTTTCCCATTCGCATGGCATCGCCGGAGAGGCCTGCCGCCGGCGCCAAGGCCGCGGTCGCCATTCGCCCGGAAAAGATCCGTGTCACCCGCCAGCCGCCGGCGCACGCGCCGGTCAACGCGGTCGAGGGTGAGATCTGGGACGTCGGCTATCTCGGCGACATGACCGTCTTCCATATCAGATTGAAGGATGGCAGGGTCGTGAAGGCGTCGTCCTTGAACGCGGTGCGCGCCGTGGAAGATCCCTTCGGCTACGACCAGCAGGTCTGGATCTCGTTCGGCGAAGACGCCGGCGTCGTCTTGAAGGATTGA
- a CDS encoding ABC transporter permease subunit has protein sequence MARVASAVFSRLVIIIPYAWLLFFFLIPFFIVFRISLSQTAVAMPPYTPVFDLLGGLSGIMEKAREFSLDNYVWLTEDVLYFNAYVSSVIIAGISTVLTLMIAYPVAYGMAKAPKSIRPTLLMLVILPFWTSFLIRVYAWIAILKPEGLLNQFLMSINVIDQPLIILNTNWAIYIGIVYSYLPFMVLPIYSSLEKMDHTLTEAALDLGCTPFSAFWRVTFPLSLAGVVAGCLLVFIPAVGEFVIPDLLGGSETLMIGKTLWNEFNANRDWPVSSAVATILLLILVIPIVFFQNAQAKADGEGK, from the coding sequence ATGGCGCGCGTTGCATCAGCCGTCTTCAGCCGCCTGGTCATCATCATCCCCTATGCCTGGCTACTGTTCTTCTTCCTGATTCCCTTCTTCATCGTCTTCCGTATCTCGTTGTCGCAGACGGCGGTGGCGATGCCACCCTATACGCCGGTCTTCGATCTCCTCGGTGGCCTTTCCGGCATTATGGAAAAGGCACGGGAGTTCTCGCTCGACAACTATGTCTGGCTGACCGAGGACGTTCTCTACTTCAACGCCTATGTGTCGAGTGTCATCATCGCCGGAATCTCGACGGTGCTGACGTTGATGATCGCCTATCCCGTCGCCTACGGGATGGCGAAGGCGCCGAAATCGATCCGCCCGACGCTGTTGATGTTGGTGATCCTGCCGTTTTGGACCAGCTTCCTGATCCGCGTTTACGCCTGGATCGCCATCCTGAAGCCGGAAGGACTGCTCAACCAGTTCCTGATGAGCATCAATGTCATCGACCAGCCGCTGATCATCCTCAACACCAACTGGGCGATCTATATCGGTATCGTCTATTCCTACCTGCCGTTCATGGTCCTGCCGATCTATTCGTCGCTGGAGAAGATGGACCACACGCTGACGGAAGCGGCGCTGGATCTCGGCTGCACGCCATTCTCCGCCTTCTGGCGCGTCACGTTCCCGCTGTCACTGGCCGGCGTCGTTGCCGGTTGCCTGCTCGTCTTCATTCCGGCTGTCGGCGAGTTCGTCATCCCCGATCTGCTCGGCGGATCGGAAACGCTGATGATCGGCAAGACGCTGTGGAACGAGTTCAACGCCAACCGCGACTGGCCGGTCTCTTCGGCGGTTGCCACGATCCTGCTTTTGATCCTGGTGATACCGATCGTGTTCTTCCAGAACGCGCAGGCCAAAGCCGACGGCGAGGGGAAGTAG
- a CDS encoding ABC transporter permease, producing MGNWSRFNIASIVLGFGFLYLPIVLLVIFSFNESKLVTVWAGFSTKWYAQLWHNQALLDAAWVTIRVALISATCATVLGTLAALALVRYTRFRGRMLFSGMVYAPLVMPEVITGLSLLLLFVAIGLDRGFWTITLAHITFTMCFVAVVVQSRLLSFDQSIEEAALDLGATPVRTFFAITLPVIAPAVFSGWVLAFTLSLDDLVISSFTTGPGATTLPMKIYSQVRLGVTPEINAICTILIGIVAIGVVVASVVTKQREAQREKDERAAFAQ from the coding sequence ATGGGCAACTGGTCACGCTTCAACATTGCCTCGATCGTGCTCGGCTTCGGCTTTCTCTATCTGCCGATCGTGCTTTTGGTGATCTTCTCGTTCAACGAATCGAAGCTGGTCACGGTATGGGCCGGGTTTTCGACCAAATGGTACGCGCAGCTCTGGCACAATCAGGCGCTTCTCGACGCCGCCTGGGTCACCATCCGCGTGGCATTGATCTCGGCCACCTGCGCAACCGTGCTCGGGACCTTGGCGGCCCTCGCGCTGGTGCGCTACACGCGCTTTCGCGGCCGCATGCTGTTTTCCGGCATGGTCTATGCGCCGCTGGTCATGCCTGAGGTGATCACCGGCCTGTCGCTGCTGTTGCTGTTCGTTGCCATCGGGCTCGACCGTGGCTTCTGGACGATCACCCTTGCGCACATCACCTTCACCATGTGCTTCGTTGCCGTTGTCGTGCAGTCGCGGCTCCTGAGCTTCGACCAGTCGATCGAGGAGGCGGCGCTGGATCTGGGCGCGACCCCGGTCAGGACCTTCTTTGCGATCACTCTGCCGGTGATCGCGCCGGCCGTCTTTTCCGGCTGGGTGCTGGCCTTCACGCTGTCGCTCGACGATCTCGTGATCTCGAGCTTCACCACAGGCCCCGGTGCCACCACGCTGCCGATGAAGATCTACAGCCAGGTTCGTCTCGGGGTGACGCCTGAAATCAACGCGATCTGCACGATCCTGATCGGCATTGTCGCGATCGGTGTCGTCGTTGCCTCTGTTGTGACCAAACAGCGTGAAGCGCAACGCGAGAAGGACGAGCGCGCCGCTTTCGCGCAGTAG
- a CDS encoding AsmA family protein — protein sequence MTRKILHMMGESRLWSRLRRRHFLWPAAIGIVLAVGYNAALPLVISTTDVRPTMERMLDAWSGGKSRITGEPNIRFWPNPTLTLYGATIETTDGTPRTLARIGSITAAFSLVSALRGEPALEDIRLIEPVVTLERGIDGTLNWERPRWLAPREAKADNDDTPFGDITIENGRLQVFDRATNYAREFPGISGTVKWPSFAGRLNAQLSSMIGGQAVSWALACDEPLTLLAGRNTTLKTSLTSAPLNFSFEGVGNLSMKPFASGRLQVSTASLPALAAWFEGASHEGLPESSFDLSANVTTGDATLKLDDLRLAIGGATATGVLDVVAPANDTPRVEGTLAFDRIDLNGLQPLFAQLPVDPEELARHMTEAFARTWRVDVRLSTQEAAIGPLRLTDVAAGVMVDHGRASLDIGDSTYANGRLSGRLVLSEAGLTRGGKLELALKDADLAAAVADFGFTGPVPTGRGNVNLDLATDHPFWTPRAADASGRLTLSLANGRLSEFDSDAFSDLVRRGEFFSLSQAGSGTFDFQRADIEARFSDGSARLNRATFIGPTGSLSVNGVIPYRSGSLALAGTFTDATNAAQRLRFFVGGSWPNAVISPLSVLGEPN from the coding sequence ATGACAAGAAAAATCCTGCATATGATGGGTGAATCACGCCTTTGGTCGCGGCTTCGTCGTCGCCATTTCCTCTGGCCGGCGGCGATCGGCATCGTGCTGGCCGTCGGATACAACGCGGCCCTGCCGCTCGTGATCTCGACGACGGACGTGCGGCCGACGATGGAGCGCATGCTCGACGCCTGGTCGGGTGGCAAGAGCAGGATAACCGGCGAGCCGAACATCCGTTTCTGGCCGAACCCGACGCTGACATTGTACGGCGCCACGATCGAGACGACCGACGGTACCCCCCGCACACTCGCCCGGATCGGCAGCATCACCGCAGCCTTCAGCCTGGTTTCTGCGCTTCGCGGCGAACCGGCACTCGAAGACATCCGCCTCATCGAGCCTGTGGTAACGCTGGAGCGTGGCATCGACGGCACGCTCAACTGGGAGCGGCCGCGCTGGCTTGCGCCGCGCGAGGCGAAAGCGGACAACGACGACACCCCCTTCGGCGACATCACGATCGAGAATGGCCGCCTGCAGGTATTCGACCGGGCGACCAATTATGCGCGGGAGTTTCCCGGCATATCCGGCACCGTGAAGTGGCCCTCCTTTGCCGGGCGCCTGAATGCGCAACTGTCGAGCATGATCGGCGGGCAGGCCGTGAGCTGGGCGCTGGCCTGCGACGAGCCGCTGACGCTGCTGGCCGGCCGCAACACGACGCTGAAGACATCGCTGACCTCGGCCCCCCTCAATTTCTCCTTCGAGGGCGTCGGCAATCTGTCGATGAAACCATTCGCCTCGGGGCGGCTCCAGGTTTCCACCGCCTCGCTGCCGGCGCTTGCCGCGTGGTTTGAGGGGGCCTCGCATGAGGGGCTGCCCGAGAGCAGCTTCGATCTCAGTGCCAACGTCACGACCGGAGACGCGACGCTGAAGCTGGATGACTTGCGCCTGGCGATCGGCGGCGCGACGGCAACCGGGGTGCTCGACGTTGTCGCTCCTGCCAACGACACACCGCGCGTCGAGGGCACGCTCGCGTTCGACAGGATCGACCTCAACGGACTGCAACCACTTTTTGCGCAGCTTCCGGTCGATCCAGAAGAACTCGCCAGACATATGACCGAGGCTTTCGCCCGCACCTGGCGCGTCGACGTGCGCCTTTCGACGCAGGAGGCAGCGATCGGCCCGTTGCGGCTGACCGACGTGGCGGCCGGCGTCATGGTCGATCACGGGCGGGCGTCGCTTGATATCGGCGACAGCACCTATGCCAATGGCAGGCTCAGCGGCCGCCTCGTGCTGTCGGAAGCGGGCTTGACCCGTGGCGGCAAGCTAGAGCTGGCTCTCAAGGATGCGGATCTTGCGGCCGCCGTCGCCGACTTCGGCTTCACCGGCCCGGTGCCGACGGGACGCGGCAACGTCAACCTGGACCTGGCGACCGATCACCCGTTCTGGACGCCACGCGCAGCCGACGCATCCGGGCGCCTGACCTTGTCGCTTGCCAACGGCAGACTATCCGAATTCGACTCCGACGCCTTCTCGGACCTGGTCCGCAGGGGTGAGTTCTTCTCGCTGTCGCAGGCAGGCAGCGGCACGTTCGATTTTCAGCGGGCCGACATCGAGGCGCGCTTCAGCGACGGATCGGCCCGGTTGAACCGCGCTACCTTTATCGGGCCGACGGGCAGCCTGTCGGTCAACGGCGTCATACCCTATCGCAGCGGCAGCCTGGCTCTTGCCGGAACCTTTACCGACGCTACCAATGCCGCCCAGCGATTGCGGTTCTTCGTCGGCGGCTCCTGGCCGAATGCGGTGATCTCGCCGCTCTCGGTTCTCGGCGAGCCCAACTGA
- a CDS encoding acetoacetate--CoA ligase, translated as MQSEQPLWVPGPEIREHSPMAQFIAWCSERFGKDFADYDAFHAWSVAERGDFWTAVWEHCEVIGDRGATALVNGNSMLDARFFPEASLNFAENLLRRAGGDDALIFRGEDKVSYRLSWDDLRTLVSRLQQALKARSIGKGDRVAAMMPNMPETIALMLATASIGAIWSSCSPDFGEQGVLDRFGQITPKLFIACDGYWYNGKRQDVDAKVRAVSMALDVPALIVPYAGEARALAASIADGVTLEDFIAPFKAEALAFERLPFSHPLYVLFSSGTTGVPKCIVHSAGGTLLQHLKEHRFHCGLGDGEKLFYFTTCGWMMWNWLASGLAVGATLCLFDGSPFYPDGNVLFDYAADETFAVFGTSAKYIDAVRKGGFEPAKTHDLSSLRLLTSTGSPLSPEGFSFVYEGIKQDVQLASISGGTDIVSCFVLGNPLKPVWRGEIQGPGLGLAIDVWDDEGRSVRGEKGELVCTKAFPSMPVMFWNDPEGVKYRAAYFERFDNVWCHGDFAEWTSHGGIVIHGRSDATLNPGGVRIGTAEIYNQVEQMEEVAEALCIGQDWEDDVRVVLFVRMASGASLDEQLEKAIRNRIRTGASPRHVPAKIIAVADIPRTKSGKIVELAVRDVVHGRPVKNKEALANPEALDLFAGLDALKN; from the coding sequence ATGCAGTCTGAGCAACCTTTGTGGGTTCCCGGTCCAGAGATCCGCGAGCACAGCCCGATGGCGCAATTTATCGCCTGGTGCAGCGAGCGCTTCGGCAAAGACTTTGCCGATTACGACGCGTTTCACGCGTGGTCGGTTGCCGAACGCGGCGATTTCTGGACGGCGGTCTGGGAGCATTGCGAAGTCATCGGCGATCGTGGCGCGACGGCTCTGGTCAATGGTAACAGCATGCTCGACGCTCGGTTCTTTCCCGAGGCGTCGCTGAATTTCGCCGAGAACCTGCTGCGGCGCGCCGGCGGCGACGATGCGCTCATTTTCCGCGGCGAGGATAAGGTCAGCTACCGGCTTTCCTGGGATGATCTGCGCACGCTGGTCTCGCGGCTGCAGCAGGCGCTGAAAGCGCGCAGCATCGGCAAGGGTGACCGCGTCGCCGCGATGATGCCCAATATGCCCGAAACGATCGCTCTCATGCTGGCGACCGCGTCGATCGGTGCGATCTGGTCGTCCTGTTCTCCCGATTTTGGCGAGCAGGGCGTTCTCGATCGCTTTGGCCAGATCACCCCGAAACTGTTCATCGCCTGCGACGGCTATTGGTACAACGGCAAACGACAGGACGTCGACGCCAAGGTTCGTGCGGTCTCCATGGCTCTCGACGTTCCAGCCCTCATCGTTCCCTATGCGGGCGAGGCGAGGGCGCTGGCGGCCTCAATTGCCGATGGCGTGACGCTCGAGGACTTCATCGCTCCGTTTAAAGCCGAGGCGCTCGCCTTCGAGCGTTTGCCGTTCAGCCACCCGCTCTATGTGCTCTTCTCCTCCGGCACCACGGGCGTCCCGAAGTGCATCGTTCATTCGGCCGGCGGCACGCTGCTGCAGCATTTGAAGGAACATCGCTTCCACTGCGGGCTCGGCGACGGGGAGAAGCTCTTCTATTTCACCACCTGCGGCTGGATGATGTGGAACTGGCTCGCCTCCGGCCTGGCGGTCGGCGCGACGCTGTGCCTGTTCGACGGCTCGCCGTTCTATCCTGATGGAAACGTCCTGTTCGATTATGCGGCGGACGAAACGTTTGCCGTCTTCGGTACGTCGGCAAAATACATCGACGCGGTCCGCAAGGGCGGATTTGAGCCGGCCAAGACCCACGACCTTTCAAGCCTGCGGCTCTTGACCTCGACTGGCTCGCCGCTGTCGCCCGAAGGCTTCTCCTTCGTCTATGAAGGCATCAAACAGGACGTCCAGCTTGCGTCGATCTCCGGCGGCACCGACATCGTTTCGTGCTTCGTGCTCGGCAATCCGCTGAAGCCGGTCTGGCGTGGCGAGATCCAGGGTCCTGGCCTCGGACTGGCCATCGATGTCTGGGACGACGAGGGGCGCTCCGTGCGCGGCGAAAAGGGTGAACTCGTCTGCACCAAGGCATTCCCGTCGATGCCGGTGATGTTCTGGAACGATCCCGAAGGCGTCAAATACCGCGCCGCCTATTTCGAACGTTTCGACAACGTCTGGTGCCATGGCGACTTTGCCGAATGGACGTCGCATGGCGGCATCGTCATCCATGGTCGCTCCGACGCGACACTCAATCCCGGCGGTGTGCGCATCGGCACGGCGGAGATCTACAATCAGGTCGAGCAGATGGAAGAGGTGGCCGAAGCGCTCTGCATCGGACAGGACTGGGAAGACGACGTGCGCGTCGTGCTGTTCGTGCGCATGGCATCCGGCGCCTCGCTCGATGAGCAATTGGAGAAGGCGATCAGGAACCGTATCCGCACCGGCGCATCGCCCCGCCATGTGCCGGCGAAGATCATCGCCGTTGCCGATATTCCGCGCACGAAGTCGGGCAAGATCGTCGAATTGGCGGTCCGCGACGTTGTGCATGGACGCCCGGTCAAGAACAAGGAGGCGCTCGCCAACCCGGAAGCGCTCGATCTTTTCGCCGGGCTCGATGCCCTCAAAAATTGA
- a CDS encoding ABC transporter permease, with protein sequence MPILAIAWLAISGGGSDWPHLMQNVIPRATIRTLLLIAFTGMTTAVVGIVTAWLVASCEFPLRRFLSAALVLPLAIPAYLAAYAFGELFTFTGPVQGLIRAIFGFKTSRDYWFPDIRSLGGAVLVLSSVLYPYIYLACRSMFLMQGRAAADVARTLGAGPLKVFFRIQIPMARPAIMIGLTLVAMETLNDIGAVEFLGVQTLTFSIFDTWLNRGSLAGAAQIACIMLVFVIGLMMIERAARRRQRFSSQKTTSAVHDATRLPLSGWKKWAATIACLLPVLSGFAVPFLILGNYALKRLDQFIEPRLLNALFHSILVSGATALVTVLLGFVLAYAARTGRSRFTDTAGRLASFGYGVPGTVLAIGVLFPLAALDNLVDAGFRSTLGISTGLLMTGTGFAIIYACTVRFLTMAEGTLEAGFQKLSPHLDMAARALGRTGGQTLRTVLLPMMRPAVLTAALLVFIETMKELSATIMLRPFNFNTLATLVYEDASRAKVEDASVAAMIIVVAGMIPVILVSRSMERRP encoded by the coding sequence ATGCCGATCCTCGCCATTGCATGGCTGGCGATTTCCGGCGGCGGTTCCGACTGGCCGCATCTCATGCAAAACGTCATCCCGCGCGCCACCATCCGCACGTTGCTGCTGATCGCGTTCACCGGGATGACGACGGCCGTCGTCGGCATCGTGACCGCGTGGCTGGTGGCGAGTTGCGAGTTTCCCTTGCGCCGGTTTCTGTCCGCCGCGCTGGTGTTGCCGCTTGCCATTCCCGCCTATCTCGCCGCCTACGCCTTCGGTGAGCTGTTCACCTTCACCGGGCCGGTGCAGGGGCTGATCCGCGCTATCTTCGGCTTCAAGACCAGCCGCGACTACTGGTTTCCCGATATCCGCTCGCTCGGCGGCGCCGTCCTGGTGCTGAGTTCCGTGCTCTATCCCTATATCTATCTCGCCTGTCGCTCGATGTTTCTGATGCAAGGGCGCGCGGCGGCCGATGTTGCCCGCACGCTCGGCGCCGGGCCGCTCAAGGTGTTCTTCCGCATCCAGATCCCGATGGCGCGACCGGCGATCATGATCGGTCTGACGCTGGTGGCGATGGAGACGCTGAACGACATCGGTGCCGTCGAATTCCTCGGCGTGCAGACACTGACCTTCTCGATCTTCGACACCTGGCTCAACCGCGGCAGCCTTGCCGGCGCGGCGCAGATCGCCTGCATCATGCTCGTCTTCGTCATCGGGCTGATGATGATCGAGCGGGCTGCCCGGCGAAGGCAGCGCTTCTCCAGCCAGAAGACGACGTCGGCAGTCCATGATGCGACCAGGCTTCCGCTTTCCGGCTGGAAGAAGTGGGCCGCGACGATTGCGTGCCTGCTTCCGGTGCTCTCCGGCTTCGCGGTCCCGTTCCTGATCCTCGGCAATTACGCGCTGAAGCGCCTCGATCAATTCATCGAACCGCGGTTGCTGAACGCACTCTTCCACAGCATCCTGGTTTCCGGTGCAACCGCGCTGGTCACGGTGCTGCTCGGTTTCGTGCTTGCCTATGCCGCGCGTACCGGACGCTCGCGTTTCACCGATACCGCCGGCCGCCTCGCCTCCTTCGGCTATGGCGTGCCCGGCACGGTTCTGGCGATCGGCGTGCTCTTCCCGCTGGCAGCGCTAGACAATCTGGTCGACGCCGGCTTTCGCAGCACCTTGGGCATATCCACCGGGCTACTGATGACGGGAACGGGCTTTGCCATCATCTACGCCTGCACCGTCCGGTTCCTCACCATGGCCGAAGGCACGCTGGAGGCGGGTTTCCAGAAGCTGTCGCCGCACCTCGACATGGCTGCACGTGCGCTTGGCCGCACCGGAGGGCAGACGCTGCGAACCGTGCTTCTGCCGATGATGCGCCCCGCCGTGTTGACCGCAGCACTTCTCGTCTTCATCGAGACCATGAAGGAACTGTCGGCGACGATCATGCTGCGCCCGTTCAACTTCAACACGCTTGCGACGCTTGTTTACGAGGACGCATCGCGTGCCAAGGTCGAGGATGCATCGGTGGCTGCGATGATCATCGTCGTTGCCGGCATGATCCCCGTGATCCTGGTTTCGAGATCGATGGAGCGTCGGCCCTAA